One segment of Pontibacter akesuensis DNA contains the following:
- a CDS encoding OmpP1/FadL family transporter, with product MKKTLLAILALLLGWGGTAFAQTAEDALRYSQLGVAGSARIQGIGGAQAALGADISSLFGNPAGLGMFRRSEFSITPGLQYSKTKTTIEGIGGGGWNEEESMFTVPQLGLVLSNRRADNDESDWRGVNLGIGFSRLNNFNDQVLYNTTAEAPNTIVDYFADLADGVSQGALDEEYDSGITTLEGLAYGTYLINFRDEYGNPTSFANPLYTVGQSAQIERIMRRGSQNQLDIGVGTSYKDKIYLGASLGIVTSRFTQESSFREFGNYVDTFDENNEVVLDGEYDLTLRDEFTTRGAGVNLKVGVIARPTDALRLGLSIQTPTAYSFTDEYRSSITATTVNPETGAPETLTESTLPGEFNYRLTTPFRATGGAAFFIQKYGFITADVEFVNYGGMRFSEDEEFSTSSGYFTGVNDAISNTYQSAINFNVGAEARYEAFRFRLGYAHSGDPYKNSDLDGSIKSYTVGAGVRLQNYFIDLAYVSSNRSTRYSPYTFSSGGGEPILNMDRKQESALLTVGYNF from the coding sequence ATGAAGAAGACACTATTGGCCATCCTGGCGCTTTTGCTGGGCTGGGGTGGTACTGCTTTTGCCCAGACAGCCGAAGACGCTTTGCGTTATTCACAGCTGGGTGTGGCGGGTAGCGCGCGCATACAAGGAATTGGTGGAGCACAGGCAGCTCTTGGAGCCGACATCTCTAGCCTGTTTGGCAACCCGGCTGGTCTGGGCATGTTCCGCAGGTCAGAGTTTTCCATCACACCGGGCCTGCAGTATAGTAAAACCAAAACAACAATTGAGGGTATTGGCGGCGGTGGCTGGAATGAGGAAGAGAGCATGTTTACAGTTCCTCAGCTTGGCCTGGTGCTGTCGAACCGCCGCGCCGACAACGATGAAAGCGACTGGCGCGGGGTGAACCTCGGCATTGGCTTCTCAAGACTGAACAACTTCAACGATCAGGTTTTATATAATACTACTGCTGAAGCGCCAAACACCATTGTGGATTACTTTGCCGATTTAGCAGATGGCGTTTCGCAGGGTGCGCTGGATGAAGAGTATGACAGCGGCATTACCACATTGGAAGGGCTGGCGTATGGCACGTACCTTATCAACTTCAGGGACGAGTATGGCAATCCTACTTCCTTTGCCAACCCGCTGTACACCGTTGGCCAAAGCGCCCAAATTGAACGTATAATGCGCCGTGGTTCGCAAAATCAATTGGACATTGGCGTGGGTACCAGCTATAAAGACAAAATTTACCTTGGAGCCTCATTGGGCATCGTAACCAGCAGGTTCACGCAGGAGAGCAGCTTCAGGGAGTTTGGCAACTACGTAGATACGTTTGATGAAAACAACGAAGTGGTGCTGGATGGTGAGTATGACCTGACGCTGCGTGATGAATTCACCACCAGGGGAGCAGGCGTAAACCTGAAAGTTGGTGTAATTGCACGCCCAACCGATGCCCTGCGTCTGGGGCTAAGCATCCAAACGCCAACGGCTTACAGTTTCACCGACGAGTACCGCTCTTCAATTACGGCTACTACGGTAAACCCGGAGACGGGAGCGCCGGAAACATTAACCGAGTCTACCTTGCCAGGGGAGTTTAACTACCGCCTGACAACGCCGTTCCGTGCCACCGGTGGAGCCGCATTCTTCATCCAGAAGTATGGCTTTATCACGGCCGACGTGGAATTTGTGAACTACGGGGGCATGCGCTTTTCAGAGGATGAGGAGTTCAGCACGTCGAGCGGCTACTTTACCGGTGTGAATGATGCTATCTCTAATACCTATCAGTCGGCTATCAACTTTAATGTAGGCGCAGAGGCACGCTACGAGGCTTTCAGGTTCCGTTTAGGGTATGCCCACTCCGGCGACCCGTACAAGAATTCTGACCTGGATGGCTCGATCAAATCCTATACTGTGGGAGCCGGTGTTCGCCTGCAGAACTACTTTATAGACCTGGCTTACGTAAGCAGCAACCGGTCTACCCGCTATTCACCTTATACCTTCAGCTCGGGCGGCGGAGAGCCCATCCTGAATATGGACCGCAAGCAGGAGTCAGCACTACTGACAGTTGGCTACAACTTCTAA
- a CDS encoding S9 family peptidase, whose translation MHIRLKSNLLAVVLLCFAFMAQAQQKKDITLEDIYRTGTFRGQSVYGVNWMNDGRYYSSTVADDKNKVYDIVKYDVTTGKPVATIIEGENLVPAGSNAPIQYDDYTFSSDEQKVLFSTDTEQIYRRSSKAEFYIYDIASKKLTKLSDGGKQMYASFSPDAKRVAFARENNMFVTDLSNMKETQITTDGKFNSIINGYSDWVYEEEFSFAKGFDWSPDGKKIAFYTFDETNVPEFNMQMWGELYPQDYKFKYPKAGEANSTVKVSVYDVNSGQTVKMDTGNEQDIYIPRIKWTNNPNLLSIQKMNRLQNTLEILHANATTGKSDVVLKETSKTYIDVTDDLTYLKDGKNFIHSSEKDGYNHLYLYNMNGKLVRQITNGNWEVSSYEGYDEKNDRLYYMSTEVSPLERHLYSISSKGKKKQRLTEKSGTHNINLSNDFKYYLDYYSAANTPPTVSLHSAKDGKLIKVLEENEKLKNTLAQYDIAKQEFFTMNTADGTKLNGWMIKPTDFDPNKKYPVLMFVYGGPGSQTVTNSWGGNNYLWYQVLADKGLIVVSVDNRGTGARGADFKKVTYANLGKYEIEDQIEAAKWLGKQQYVDKDRIGIWGHSYGGYMTLLGLTKGEGVFRAGISVAPVTNWRFYDSIYTERYLKTPQENAAGYDENSPLFFADKLQGDLLLIHGTGDDNVHFQNAVAMQDALISANKQFESFYYPNRNHGVGGGITSLHRFKMMTDFLERKLINPGKAAVNQ comes from the coding sequence ATGCATATCAGACTAAAATCAAACCTTTTGGCTGTCGTGCTTCTGTGCTTTGCCTTTATGGCGCAGGCGCAGCAGAAGAAAGACATCACCCTGGAGGATATCTACCGCACGGGCACCTTCCGCGGGCAGTCGGTGTACGGCGTTAACTGGATGAACGACGGCCGCTACTACAGCTCGACCGTTGCCGACGACAAGAACAAAGTATACGACATCGTGAAGTATGACGTGACCACGGGCAAACCAGTGGCCACTATCATCGAGGGCGAAAACCTGGTGCCGGCTGGCAGCAATGCCCCAATCCAGTACGACGATTACACGTTCTCCTCAGACGAGCAGAAGGTGTTGTTCTCCACCGACACCGAACAGATTTACCGTCGCTCATCTAAGGCTGAGTTCTACATCTACGATATCGCCTCTAAAAAACTGACGAAGCTAAGCGACGGCGGCAAGCAAATGTATGCCTCCTTCTCGCCGGATGCCAAGCGCGTTGCCTTTGCCCGCGAAAACAACATGTTCGTGACCGACCTGAGCAATATGAAGGAAACTCAGATCACCACCGACGGCAAGTTTAACTCCATCATCAACGGTTATTCTGACTGGGTGTATGAGGAGGAGTTCTCTTTCGCCAAGGGCTTCGATTGGTCGCCGGACGGAAAGAAGATTGCTTTCTACACGTTTGATGAGACGAACGTACCGGAGTTTAACATGCAGATGTGGGGCGAACTGTACCCGCAGGATTACAAGTTCAAGTACCCTAAAGCCGGCGAGGCCAACTCAACCGTGAAAGTGTCGGTGTATGACGTGAACAGCGGCCAAACCGTGAAAATGGACACCGGTAATGAGCAGGATATCTACATCCCCCGCATCAAATGGACTAACAACCCGAACCTGCTGTCTATCCAGAAAATGAACCGCCTGCAGAACACCCTCGAGATTCTGCACGCCAACGCCACCACCGGAAAATCGGACGTGGTGCTGAAGGAAACGAGCAAAACCTACATCGACGTTACCGACGACTTGACCTACCTAAAGGACGGCAAGAACTTTATTCATTCTTCGGAGAAAGACGGCTACAACCACCTGTACCTCTACAATATGAACGGCAAACTGGTGCGCCAGATCACTAACGGCAACTGGGAGGTAAGCAGCTACGAAGGGTATGACGAGAAAAATGACCGCCTGTACTACATGTCTACCGAAGTGTCGCCGCTGGAGCGCCACCTGTACAGCATCAGCAGCAAAGGCAAAAAGAAGCAGCGCCTGACCGAGAAATCAGGAACGCACAACATCAACCTGAGCAATGACTTTAAGTACTACCTGGATTATTATTCTGCCGCTAACACCCCACCAACCGTGAGCCTGCACTCTGCAAAAGACGGTAAGTTAATCAAGGTGCTGGAGGAGAACGAGAAGCTGAAGAACACGCTGGCTCAATATGATATCGCGAAGCAGGAGTTCTTCACGATGAATACCGCCGACGGCACCAAGCTGAACGGCTGGATGATTAAACCAACAGATTTCGACCCGAACAAAAAGTACCCGGTGCTGATGTTCGTGTACGGCGGACCAGGCTCGCAGACGGTAACCAACAGCTGGGGCGGCAACAACTACCTGTGGTACCAGGTGCTGGCTGATAAGGGCCTGATTGTGGTAAGTGTGGATAACCGTGGAACAGGAGCCCGTGGCGCTGACTTCAAAAAGGTGACCTACGCGAACCTAGGCAAGTATGAAATTGAAGATCAGATTGAGGCGGCTAAGTGGCTGGGCAAGCAGCAGTACGTGGACAAGGACCGCATCGGTATCTGGGGCCACAGCTACGGCGGCTACATGACGCTACTGGGCCTGACTAAAGGCGAAGGCGTATTCCGTGCCGGTATCTCGGTTGCCCCGGTTACCAACTGGAGATTCTATGACTCTATCTATACTGAGCGTTACCTGAAAACACCGCAGGAGAACGCCGCGGGTTATGACGAGAACTCGCCGCTGTTCTTTGCCGATAAACTGCAGGGCGACCTGCTGCTGATCCACGGTACTGGCGACGACAATGTGCATTTCCAGAACGCAGTGGCGATGCAGGATGCGCTGATTAGTGCCAATAAGCAGTTTGAGAGCTTCTATTACCCGAACCGTAACCACGGGGTAGGCGGAGGCATTACC